In Chaetodon trifascialis isolate fChaTrf1 chromosome 6, fChaTrf1.hap1, whole genome shotgun sequence, one DNA window encodes the following:
- the sftpbb gene encoding surfactant protein Bb isoform X2: MSASGFMLLILAVSLWPGDCRFILDPFKHSSLTVDMCSECSQIVQLSGNMISSRDTKVTVYESLHALCQRLPEQQASDCVSQVKAYLPKVLQQTSGRLDPGGACVVFGLCAAHKEEELLKLPHYATSENKPSSALGTATNTNELSTPTCTLCLFIIKKLETLLPTNMTEDALMKIMGEVCDLVPESYKEQCDDFVAKYGTQIVEFLLSSAAPHTICTLLHLCLFKERTAPVVILTPECESCRALLVLGLLHLSPNYTKHVTPSFLQDVCAHHPTAIHKCEDFIRAHGSQMQKILEDQMDDPYPCIRAGLCIASHQVRPLGKDPCIWGPSYFCRDILIAQMCGNQAFCKRYVWKE; the protein is encoded by the exons ACTGTGGACATGTGCTCAGAATGCAGCCAGATCGTCCAGCTGTCTGGCAACATGATTTCCAGCAGAGACACGAAG GTGACTGTATATGAATCCTTGCACGCTCTGTGCCAACGCCTCCCAGAACAGCAGGCATCAGACTGTGTGTCACAGGTGAAGGCATATTTGCCAAAAGTCCTGCAGCAAACATCTGGTCGCCTG GACCCAGGAGGGGCTTGTGTGGTTTTTGGACTTTGTGCTGCACACAAGGAGGAGGAACTGCTGAAACTTCCCCACTATGCCACCAGTGAAAACAAACCCAGCTCTGCCCTCGGGACAGCCACCAACACCAAT GAGCTGTCCACCCCAACAtgcacactgtgtttgtttatcatcAAGAAACTGGAGACCCTGTTGCCCACAAACATGACTGAG GATGCTTTGATGAAGATCATGGGAGAAGTCTGTGATCTTGTACCAGAGAGCTACAAGGAGCAATGTGATGACTTTGTTGCCAAATATGGCACACAGATAGTCGAATTCCTCCTATCGTCAGCTGCACCTCATACAATATGCACTCTTCTGCACCTGTGTTTGTTCAAGGAACGGACGGCTCCAG TGGTGATCCTCACCCCGGAGTGCGAGTCGTGCCGCGCGCTGCTTGTGCTGGGCCTACTTCACTTGAGTCCCAACTACACCAAACACGTGACCCCCTCTTTCCTTCAGGACGTGTGTGCCCATCACCCCACTGCCATCCACAAG TGTGAGGATTTCATCAGAGCCCATGGGTCCCAAATGCAGAAGATTTTAGAAGACCAGATGGACGATCCATATCCTTGTATA AGAGCCGGTCTGTGCATTGCCTCTCACCAAGTGAGGCCGCTGGGAAAAGATCCTTGTATTTGGGGACCAAGCTACTTTTGCAGAGACATTCTGATTGCTCAGATGTGTGGT aacCAAGCCTTCTGTAAAAGATACGTGTGGAAGGAGTGA
- the sftpbb gene encoding surfactant protein Bb isoform X1, producing the protein MSASGFMLLILAVSLWPGDCRFILDPFKHSSLTVDMCSECSQIVQLSGNMISSRDTKVTVYESLHALCQRLPEQQASDCVSQVKAYLPKVLQQTSGRLDPGGACVVFGLCAAHKEEELLKLPHYATSENKPSSALGTATNTNELSTPTCTLCLFIIKKLETLLPTNMTEDALMKIMGEVCDLVPESYKEQCDDFVAKYGTQIVEFLLSSAAPHTICTLLHLCLFKERTAPVVILTPECESCRALLVLGLLHLSPNYTKHVTPSFLQDVCAHHPTAIHKCEDFIRAHGSQMQKILEDQMDDPYPCIRAGLCIASHQVRPLGKDPCIWGPSYFCRDILIAQMCGVSENQVSFWQFSR; encoded by the exons ACTGTGGACATGTGCTCAGAATGCAGCCAGATCGTCCAGCTGTCTGGCAACATGATTTCCAGCAGAGACACGAAG GTGACTGTATATGAATCCTTGCACGCTCTGTGCCAACGCCTCCCAGAACAGCAGGCATCAGACTGTGTGTCACAGGTGAAGGCATATTTGCCAAAAGTCCTGCAGCAAACATCTGGTCGCCTG GACCCAGGAGGGGCTTGTGTGGTTTTTGGACTTTGTGCTGCACACAAGGAGGAGGAACTGCTGAAACTTCCCCACTATGCCACCAGTGAAAACAAACCCAGCTCTGCCCTCGGGACAGCCACCAACACCAAT GAGCTGTCCACCCCAACAtgcacactgtgtttgtttatcatcAAGAAACTGGAGACCCTGTTGCCCACAAACATGACTGAG GATGCTTTGATGAAGATCATGGGAGAAGTCTGTGATCTTGTACCAGAGAGCTACAAGGAGCAATGTGATGACTTTGTTGCCAAATATGGCACACAGATAGTCGAATTCCTCCTATCGTCAGCTGCACCTCATACAATATGCACTCTTCTGCACCTGTGTTTGTTCAAGGAACGGACGGCTCCAG TGGTGATCCTCACCCCGGAGTGCGAGTCGTGCCGCGCGCTGCTTGTGCTGGGCCTACTTCACTTGAGTCCCAACTACACCAAACACGTGACCCCCTCTTTCCTTCAGGACGTGTGTGCCCATCACCCCACTGCCATCCACAAG TGTGAGGATTTCATCAGAGCCCATGGGTCCCAAATGCAGAAGATTTTAGAAGACCAGATGGACGATCCATATCCTTGTATA AGAGCCGGTCTGTGCATTGCCTCTCACCAAGTGAGGCCGCTGGGAAAAGATCCTTGTATTTGGGGACCAAGCTACTTTTGCAGAGACATTCTGATTGCTCAGATGTGTGGTGTAAGTGAAAATCAAGTCAGTTTTTGGCAGTTTAGCAGATAA